TTGTCCACCCGATAACCCATACAGCAGTGATACCCCATATAAAAATACTGCTGTACTTGAAGCTCCAATCAACAAGTATTTCAGTGCCGCTTCGTTTGAGCGGGGGTCACGCTTGGTATAACCTGTGAGTAAGTAAGAAGAAATACTCAGGGTTTCTAGGGAGATGAAAATCATCACCAACTCACTAGCCCCGGATAAAAACATTCCTCCCAGGGTAGCAGTCATCAAAATAGCGATGAATTCGGCTAAAGCTGTGCCGCTCTGCTCAACGTAGCGAATTGACATCAATATAGTTACAACGGCAGATAAAGCAATGATACCGCGAAAGATAATACTGAGGTCGTCACTGTTAAAGCTACCAGTAAAAGAGATGGGATTAGAAGAATCCCATTGAAAAACTAGGGCGACAATGGAAGCAAGCAAACCTGCGATCGCTAGATATCCAATCCAGCGTGCAGATGAACGCCCCAAAATCAAATCAACAATCAAAACCCCTAAGAGGGTGAGAATAACAATCCCCTCTGGCAAAATCGTTCCAGCATTTAACTGGGATGCAAGATTAGCAAAATCCATGAGATGTATAGGTTTTGGCGATTAGACATTAAGGCTAACTTTGTTCATTCTATCTATTGTTCTTTACCAAAGTTGCATTAATCTTTATGTCTTAAACTGAAAGTCGCTTCTAGTGTAAGCGGATTCAAGAAACAATAGTGGCTCATTCCCACACTAAGCTAATATCCACAGATTAAATTAAATGATCTTGAAGTATGGGGTTTGTAGTTCTCAATTAATAATAGGGCTTACGCGAAAAACACTCTTGCTACAATAAATAGTCTTTTTAGTGACTAAATATTTATAAATAAACCGAGTTTTGACATCTACTGCATGAACCCGGTAATTTTCATAAACCCCACAGTATTTTTACGAGAAATAAGCAGATCAGTTGTTTACTGAACTGCTCATTTTGAGATAATTTTTACTTAGCAAAAGCTGATTATGCCTTTGCCATTTTCAATACATTAAGATTTAATAACGGCGCGAGTATTCACCGCTATTTTTTCCCCAACTACTACCACCGCCAGAGCGAGTACCTTTCTCCTCCCGTGGTCTAGCCTTATTCACTTTTAATACACGTCCCATCCATTCAGCACCATCTAAAGCCTCAATAGCGGCATCTTCTGCGGCTGATGATTCCATTTCTACGAAACCAAAGCCTCTTGCGCGTCCTGTTTCCCTATCTGTAGGTAATTGAACGCGTTTGACAGTACCGTACTCGGAAAATACATTAGTTAGGTCGTCTTGTGTGACGCTGTAGGATAGATTCCCTACGTAGATTGACATGAAACTCTCCAGAATCCATTGATGCAGAGATGTTTATCCAGAGAGCTGCTTGCAATTATTACTAATAACAAGATTCGCATCGCCGAACTCAACTTCTCCAGATTTATCCTACCATAACTTCTTATTTGGCCAAGCCTGCATTCTTGTATTTGTCTTGATGTATGGTACAATGCATAATTTTTTTCTATAGTTAGTATTCTTTTTAGCTTATCGTCATAGTTAAAGAATTAGGTTTGGACTGCAAAGTCCTCTGAATCGATTCCCCAATTTACCCAACGAATAGCTTCACGCGCTGAGTTTGTATTTGGTGAAACTCGCAGGGCGTGAATAAATTTTGTGCTAGGGCAAGTCATTTTTAATAAATAAATTGGCTCTTCATCAACATCCGCATCTATTTTTAATAGAGTATATTCAGCCCAAGCATTTAATTAAATAACTTACAATTATTCGCAAATTCTGGCGTAACCAATGCCTTGAATTAGTACTCGCCGTAGCTCGGCATTTTCTTCTATTAAAAGCCATTGAGGTTGCCATTTCTCAGGGTGGACTTTACCATATTTTTCAGGCAGGGTTACACCGTGATAGGAGTAGAGACTAAATCCATCGACGTACTCTATTGCAGGTTCGCCTTCAGCATGGAGGCGATTTTGATTATCAAAGCGGAGGTGAAGCGGACAATCGCAGATAATTGCTACTTTTTCAAAAGCAAAAATCCAGCATATTCTATAATCAATGATTGATAATGCTGGAATTTTTTCACATCATAATTAAAATTTAATACTCTAAAAGAAAAATCTAATACACTACTTGATGTAGCCTTTCTATCTGATTGCCAGCATTTATCATAAACGTCCGTTATATAAGATTCTAAACGTGTTTTTAGAGAAGCCCTTAATCGCTTTTCAATCCGCTCAGTTGAAAGCGCGATCGCTCTCCACTTCTGGCGATAAACTGGAATCAAAGCCTCCTGCTCAGACGTTAGCTTGTCAATCAGCAACATATCGCCAACCTTCAGGCTCATATTCCCGCTGAATTTTCACTAACCAGTTACCTTGGGGAATAGGAATAGCCTGATGTCCTTCATGGGCAAGCAACGCTATTTCTGAAAACACACGCAGATAGAGTGTGCTATCTTTTTCGTATAATTCAGCTTTTCCCTCAGTAATCTGATGTTTATGCCCCGTAACTTCGCCTTTTGCCAAAATTAGATGAGGTATTTTTTGTCCTTTAACTTCCTGCACAGGTAGTAAGATAACATCACCTTGACGAATTGCTTGCATAGTTTTGCCTCAAGCGAATAGGTACAAACCCCACTTCGCTTTTACTCTCAAGTTTGGTTTAATTTTGGCACAACCTCTTTGAGAGTGAAAGAGTGAGAAAGTGAGGAGATGGAGGAGTAGACAAGCAGAGAGTAGAGAAAGTCATCAGCTAATGAGCATTCAAATTGCATCGAAATCAGGGCTGTACTGCTTCGCAAAACCCGTAAGGTAGCCCTTTCTACGAGCCATCATCCTGAAAAAATGAATGACGATTAGCTTATGGCAACAGAATTATTCTTGTTTGCACATCTCCACTCATGCCCTCTTGTCAATTACAAAAGTTATGGTTGTATTACACTTCAGGGATATTTTGAAAACTGTAGTCGCCAATTATGCGTTAGATAAGTTAAAGATTGAAATAGCTGGAAATTCATACCCAGCGTTCCGCCACCCGATTGTCTGGGAAGGACTTTGCCCAAAGTGAGCGGAGTTTTGCCCTACAGGGTATTTTGTGTGAGGATGAAATCACAGCCCTTAGCGTGACGTTTATCTTGACATTTCGCTGAAATTAACTCAATTTGGCTCTTTAGCTTAGCAGCTATTTTTTTCTTAAAATTTCCATGTCAACTCTCGTCATCGTCGAATCTCCAACCAAAGCTCGTACCATTCGCAACTACCTGCCAAAAGACTATCGGGTGGAAGCCTCTATGGGTCATGTCCGTGACCTTCCCCAGTCAGCCAGTGAAATTCCCGCTAATATTAAAGGGGAAGCATGGGCGCAGCTTGGGGTAAATGTAGAAGCCGACTTTGAACCGGTGTATGTCGTCCCAAAAGACAAAAAGAAAATTGTCACCCAACTGAAAGATGCACTAAAAGATGTAGATGAACTAATCCTGGCAACGGACGAAGACCGAGAAGGTGAAAGCATCAGCTGGCATTTATACCAGTTGCTGAAGCCCAAAGTTCCGACCAAGCGGATGGTATTTCATGAAATTACCCAAGAGGCTATTAAAAAAGCTTTAAAAAACTGCCGCAATATTGATGAGCAGTTGGTTCGCGCCCAAGAAACACGACGGATTTTAGATAGACTGGTTGGCTATACCCTGTCTCCCCTGCTGTGGAAAAAAATTGCCTGGGGATTGTCTGCTGGACGGGTGCAATCTGTAGCCGTGCGGCTTTTGGTCACGAAAGAACGTCAGCGCCGCGCTTTCCACGAAGGTACTTATTGGGACTTGAAAGCTAATTTAGAGCAGCAAAAAAGCCCCTTTAATTCGCAGTTAGTAACCCTAGCAAAGACAAAAGTCGCAACTGGTAGCGATTTCGACCCTGCAACTGGACAAATTGTCGCTGGTCGCAATGTCGTGTTGCTCTCAGAAGAGGATGCAGTAGCCCTCAAGGAACGCCTCAATGGTAAACCTTGGAATGTCACAGATGTGGAGGAACGTCCAGTGACGCGCAAGCCTGCACCACCCTTTACAACTTCGACACTGCAACAAGAATCTAACCGAAAACTGCGTCTTTCTGCACGAGACACAATGCGGATTGCCCAAAATTTGTACGAGCAGGGCTACATTACCTATATGCGTACAGATTCAGTGCATTTATCAGAGCAGGCGATCGCAGCTGCCCGTAGTTGTGTAGAAAAGCTTTACGGTCAACAATACCTTAGCCCTCAACCTAGACAATACACTACTAAATCTAAAGGCGCACAAGAGGCACACGAAGCAATTCGACCAGCAGGTAGCACCTTTCGTACACCCCAAGAAACTGGCTTAAGCGGTCGGGAACTTGCCGTTTATGATTTGATTTGGAAGCGTACTGTCGCCAGCCAAATGGCTGATTCTCGACAAACTCAAGTTACTGTACAATTGCAAGTCGAAGACGCCGGATTTCGTTCCTCTGGTAAGCGCATCGACTTTCCAGGATATCTACGCGCCTACGTTGAAGGTTCAGACGATCCAGAAGCAGCACTCGAAGACCAGGAAGTCATTTTACCTGCACTTAAAGTAGGCGATCATCCAAATTGTACCAATCTAGAAGCAGTTGGTCATGAAACCCAACCACCAGCCCGGTACACTGAAGCTACCCTAGTGAAAACTTTGGAAAGCGAAGGCATTGGTCGTCCTAGTACCTACGCCAGCATCATCGGCACAATTATCGACAAGGGTTATGCCCAATTGGTGAGTAATGCTCTGATTCCCACCTTCACAGCCTTTGCCGTTACCGATTTATTAGAAAAACACTTCCCGGACATTGTTGATCCCAGCTTTACCTCCAAAATGGAGCAAACTCTCGATGACATTGCTGACGGCGAAGCTGCTTGGCTACCGTACTTACGGGAATTTTATTTGGGTGACAAAGGTTTGGAAACCTTAGTTAAGGAACGGGAAAATCTAATTGATGCCAACAAAGCTAGAACAGTAGAACTGGAAAATTTAAATGCCAAAGTTCGTATTGGTAAATATGGCCCTTACATCGAAGTTGAAAATGGTGAGGGTGTTGTTACCGCTTCTATTCCCAAAGACCTAACACCAGCTGACCTTGACCCGAAACAAGTAGAAACTCTACTACGACAAAAAACCACTGGCCCTGACCAACTTGGTCGCCATCCCGAAACAGGTGAACCGATTTACGTAAAAATCGGCACTTATGGCCCATACGTTCAGTTGGGTGACAAGTCTGATGAAAACCCCAAACCCAAACAAGCTTCTTTACTCAAAGGCGTCACCCCAGAAACTGTAACTCTGGATATGGCTGTCGGTTTATTAGCATTGCCCCGGACGCTGGGAACCCATCCAGGCACTGGTGGCAAAATCCAAGCAAGTCTAGGACGCTTCGGCCCTTATGTCGTTCATGACC
This region of Nostoc sp. UHCC 0302 genomic DNA includes:
- the topA gene encoding type I DNA topoisomerase translates to MSTLVIVESPTKARTIRNYLPKDYRVEASMGHVRDLPQSASEIPANIKGEAWAQLGVNVEADFEPVYVVPKDKKKIVTQLKDALKDVDELILATDEDREGESISWHLYQLLKPKVPTKRMVFHEITQEAIKKALKNCRNIDEQLVRAQETRRILDRLVGYTLSPLLWKKIAWGLSAGRVQSVAVRLLVTKERQRRAFHEGTYWDLKANLEQQKSPFNSQLVTLAKTKVATGSDFDPATGQIVAGRNVVLLSEEDAVALKERLNGKPWNVTDVEERPVTRKPAPPFTTSTLQQESNRKLRLSARDTMRIAQNLYEQGYITYMRTDSVHLSEQAIAAARSCVEKLYGQQYLSPQPRQYTTKSKGAQEAHEAIRPAGSTFRTPQETGLSGRELAVYDLIWKRTVASQMADSRQTQVTVQLQVEDAGFRSSGKRIDFPGYLRAYVEGSDDPEAALEDQEVILPALKVGDHPNCTNLEAVGHETQPPARYTEATLVKTLESEGIGRPSTYASIIGTIIDKGYAQLVSNALIPTFTAFAVTDLLEKHFPDIVDPSFTSKMEQTLDDIADGEAAWLPYLREFYLGDKGLETLVKERENLIDANKARTVELENLNAKVRIGKYGPYIEVENGEGVVTASIPKDLTPADLDPKQVETLLRQKTTGPDQLGRHPETGEPIYVKIGTYGPYVQLGDKSDENPKPKQASLLKGVTPETVTLDMAVGLLALPRTLGTHPGTGGKIQASLGRFGPYVVHDQGKEGKDYRSLKAADNVLTISLERALELLSEPKKGRSSTNSKSKAALRELGKHPDDDEPVNIYDGPYGPYIKHSKTNVSIPEGQSVEDITLSAALTLLAAKASTTKSTRKTTSKSTSSRTKSTTRSTTKSTAKSSKSVAKKNDAED
- a CDS encoding RNA-binding protein, which produces MSIYVGNLSYSVTQDDLTNVFSEYGTVKRVQLPTDRETGRARGFGFVEMESSAAEDAAIEALDGAEWMGRVLKVNKARPREEKGTRSGGGSSWGKNSGEYSRRY